In Brassica napus cultivar Da-Ae unplaced genomic scaffold, Da-Ae ScsIHWf_1230;HRSCAF=1757, whole genome shotgun sequence, the genomic stretch aaagttaaaccagaGTGTATTAAAGACACATACCTAATCTTCGGATGAAAGATGCAGTCTACAGATACATCTTCTTCCGAATATTCAAATGGACCGAAAAACAGTAATTCATATCTATGTAGGGTGATTTAGTTTTGCATGACAAGTAGATCAAACATAAAATGTGATTACGtcctaaacttttttttttaccacttGACCACAGGTTACCAATCTATATTTCCTGTTTTGAAAACACCTATAATGAAGAATGCGAttgtcttttataaaaaaaaactctataagtatcaaaaaaattattcttaaGCTGTTATATgacatttcataaatttttatacggatttatatcaaaatttggattcagatatttaattattattatatctaGTTATAGCACTACAACATGCAAGACattaaatttcatatataagtttttgaaaaataactaggaaaaatgataatttatgGAAAGTTCCTATCCAATAATTTAAAACTCGATTACCTGGCATAACTTTATCGCTCGGAAACATGGATAAATGCCACATCAATGCTATGACGATCACATTAACCACATGATGTGGATAAAAAgtaaatgattttctttttcaacTTATGGAAATAATATGCTTTTACGGATAAGATCAGATATATTCACTTTTTTGCTAGTATAGGAATTATATaccaagaatttagagaataagaTTACTTTACGAAAGTATAAGAGAaattatgtaaaagtatatttaCAGATATTAAAACTTACACGTAAACATAAATAACAACAGATTCATGAATGTATAGAGTAACCAATTAATAAATATAGGTAaagtaacaaaagaaatataGGTAAATAGAcgatattattttaaaatattatatacaaaaatgtaatatagtcagaaatatttgtttattttgtcaAAAACTTCCAAGAAATatgttaagatttttttttagttatggaGGAATTTGGACgcataaagattttttttcttagcttAAAGATCAGACATATATCAAAAGCACCAAATATAATAGCGGAAAAGCTTACACGTGGATACCAGGAGTTTTTGTTCTGCTATcagattttaagttttatgcTTTTAGTTATTGtcgtaaaaaaaatgttaagttcTTACGAAGGCAAAGTAATAATGGTCAAAAAGATACATGTGCAATAGTTTCCTACTAAGCAGTAAGCATAACATATCATCggttattaatttaataaaatgtgAAAAGTCCAacctctttctctctccctGACGATTTGTCAATAAATTGGAGATAATCGCCACCAAACTCTTTCACACAAGTCGTAACGGTCCttcaaagattttgtttttcttttcttctttggttctgaaagagaaaaaattaCGTAATGGCGGAGATCTCGGGAAACGGCCATGGTGACTCCAAAGAAGGAGCAGTGATGGTGAACATCAACCAAGAAGTTGaacttcaacaacaacaaaaagaagcTATTCATACCACAAAATCCATGAAGAAACAAGACTCTGTCCTCTCGTTCTCTGTCCCTTTCTTACAAAAGGTGTTCATTTCTGTTACTCTCAATCcccaaacaacaaaaaacaaaaaacaaaaaaaaatctttcaccGATCTTTCTGGTGTTTAGACTCTTTTCGATGAAAATTTCTTCTGTTCAATGAAACTACTCTGTTTCTTATTTTGTTGCAATTGCTCTGTTTTCAGTTGATGGCGGAGATTCTTGGAACGTACTTTTTGATATTCGCCGGTTGTGCATCGGTGGCTGTAAACGCCCAACACGACAAAGCCGTGACTCTTCCGGGGATCGCCATCGTTTGGGGACTCACCGTCATGGTTCTTGTTTACTCTCTCGGTCACATCTCGGGCGCTCATTTCAATCCGGCGGTCACGATTGCGTTCGCATCTTGCGGCCGTTTCCCTCTCAAACAGGTCAACACATacacacaatatataacacctatcaagttttgtttttatgtgtcaTTTTGAGTTTGATGAACAAACTAGAACCTTGACGTTTTGTGTTTGATAACTCTAGCTTAGCTGTCTTCTTGATTGTATTGCACGCaactaattttaataataaagattttttcCCTAGCcaataaagtttttattgtAGATtgcagttttatttttatatctttcaaaatttaatttctgAGAAATAGTTTTGTCAGAcaagttttttaaaagaatttatCCGTATTAGATCAATCATTTACTAAATTCCATATTCAGCTCAAGGGAGGAATTATTTAAAGCCGATTTACCTTTAATGCGACATTAAGCCACATTTTCTAAAGTTTATCTATATGATTCTTTGATATTTTAGGTTCCGGCTTATGTGATATCACAAGTGATCGGATCGACGCTTGCGGCGGCGACGCTGCGGCTTTTGTTCGGACTTGATCAGAATGTTTGCAGTGGGAAACATGATGTGTTCGTCGGAACATTACCGTCGGGATCCGATTTGCAGTCGTTTGTGATCGAGTTTATAATCACTTTCTACCTAATGTTCATCATTTCCGGAGTTGCAACCGACAATAGAGCGGTTAGTATTTCAAAATCTTCTTATACTGCATGGAAAGTCTACAGTATttcaacaaaattatatatagtcaaatgatttaaatttgatGGCTGTTTGTTGGGGATTCTTGCTATTTTTAGCATGTTCGTTTTAACTTTAGCTAATGTTATAGCTTTTCAGTTTAGTTATAAAGATCAAGTTTATGTTAAATTGTAAAGTCTGcttttcagcaaaaaaaaatatagagctaatattttgtttccattttaccttttaaggtttttaatgaaaagTGGACTACGTACactaatttatagttttatctttgattttaaatttttactactAGGAAAACAAGTTTACTATATTTTTCTTGACCAAAGCCTTTTCCTAGCCCTCGAtcgtatatttaattattaatttgtgTTGTTATGATTACCTCAGCAATATTTATGATAAAGTAATTAATATTGGACCcgttaacaaaataaaagtgATTAATAATATTAGACCCATATGACAAATCAGATTGGAGAACTTGCCGGACTAGCAGTGGGGTCGACGGTGCTACTTAACGTGATTATTGCCGGgtaattatttttacttataacatctttttattttaccgttatgtatatattttcttcttctatttttgacaaaaacttaaattgATATATGGTTTTTTATCAGACCGGTATCAGGAGCTTCGATGAATCCAGGAAGAAGTTTGGGACCTGCAATGGTATACAATTGCTACAAAGGAATTTGGATATACATAGCGTCTCCAATTCTTGGTGCGGTTGCGGGTGCATGGGTTTATAACACGGTTAGATATACCGATAAACCGTTGCGTGAAATAACCAAAAGCGGCTCGTTTCTAAAGTCCGCGCGAAATGGTAGCTCTCGTTAAGAAAACAAAGTCATGGCTACGTTAAGTTAGTCATTCGGAGGTTATGTTGTATATCAATTAGAAGTAATGACTGTTTTGGTAATTGTGTTTCTTTAA encodes the following:
- the LOC111212238 gene encoding aquaporin NIP1-2-like — protein: MAEISGNGHGDSKEGAVMVNINQEVELQQQQKEAIHTTKSMKKQDSVLSFSVPFLQKLMAEILGTYFLIFAGCASVAVNAQHDKAVTLPGIAIVWGLTVMVLVYSLGHISGAHFNPAVTIAFASCGRFPLKQVPAYVISQVIGSTLAAATLRLLFGLDQNVCSGKHDVFVGTLPSGSDLQSFVIEFIITFYLMFIISGVATDNRAIGELAGLAVGSTVLLNVIIAGPVSGASMNPGRSLGPAMVYNCYKGIWIYIASPILGAVAGAWVYNTVRYTDKPLREITKSGSFLKSARNGSSR